In Streptomyces sp. NBC_00306, a single genomic region encodes these proteins:
- a CDS encoding serine/threonine-protein kinase — MPVAEDEVADAAPVSAAAKKADVPSGPAAVEGAPADPRTDPRTAISTEAKAKAEARTKNKPTTGSESESESGAGAKSGAVAGTGTAAEDEAVSGAAAAAQDAAPSRAKARETVPSWAKAEVAADVRSEAKADSGAAETDAPSAARAEAKPASPAAPASERPAEAKVPRQGSGRDTEGRLLAGRYRLGGVLGRGGMGTVWRAVDETLGRTVAVKELRFPTSIDDEEKRRLITRTLREAKAIARIRNNSAVTVYDVVDEDDRPWIVMELVEGKSLAEAVREDGTLTPRRAAEVGLAILDVLRSAHREGILHRDVKPSNVLISEDGRVVLTDFGIAQVEGDPSITSTGMLVGAPSYISPERARGHKPGPAADLWSLGGLLYASVEGSPPYDKGSAIATLTAVMTEPLDPPKNAGPLEEVIYGLLAKDPAQRLDDAGARALLTKVLNAPEVPEAPVVPEPPQDATRALSLPPVPPPPPAKPKDPAADRVRGALRSVRNAAAAATPEARPKQSAASQQTSPSRPTPPRAPLTDVVPRRTMVISAVVVVLAILATVLYLTLGDGDQGNEGKVKNDPSATPGAAAAGTGTDAGTDTGDDKGKNGDEEDSGKDSGKGDDGGSDDEQTPEKPGAGDPAGGGLPAGYAMVSNDQFHFTMAMPKGFKVTDIAGSNSGAIYNRTSGAFPRIQVDFGANPKDDAAAAWRAAQVAVSLSSDGYKHRGIKPVEYNGYPTAADWEFERTQGGMRVRVLNRGFKVDADRGYSIMISCKASEWDKAECVTLRKTAFATFKPKD; from the coding sequence GTGCCCGTAGCCGAGGACGAGGTGGCCGACGCGGCGCCAGTTTCCGCGGCGGCGAAGAAGGCTGACGTGCCGTCCGGGCCGGCGGCGGTCGAGGGCGCCCCCGCCGACCCGCGGACCGACCCCCGGACCGCGATCTCGACCGAGGCCAAGGCCAAGGCTGAGGCCCGGACCAAGAACAAGCCCACGACCGGGTCCGAGTCCGAGTCCGAGTCGGGAGCCGGCGCCAAGTCCGGGGCCGTCGCGGGCACCGGGACCGCCGCCGAGGACGAGGCCGTGAGCGGAGCGGCTGCCGCTGCTCAGGACGCGGCTCCCTCGCGGGCCAAGGCCCGGGAGACCGTGCCGTCGTGGGCCAAGGCCGAGGTCGCCGCCGATGTGCGGAGCGAGGCGAAGGCCGACTCCGGCGCCGCCGAGACAGATGCCCCCTCCGCCGCCCGGGCTGAAGCGAAGCCCGCGTCCCCCGCCGCCCCCGCGTCCGAGAGGCCCGCCGAGGCGAAGGTGCCCCGCCAGGGGTCCGGGCGGGACACCGAAGGGCGTCTGCTGGCCGGGCGTTACCGGCTCGGTGGTGTGCTCGGCCGTGGCGGCATGGGCACGGTCTGGCGGGCCGTCGACGAGACCCTCGGCCGTACCGTCGCCGTGAAGGAACTGCGCTTCCCGACCAGCATCGACGACGAGGAGAAGCGCCGCCTCATCACCAGGACGCTGCGCGAGGCCAAGGCCATCGCCCGTATCCGCAACAACAGTGCCGTGACCGTCTACGACGTGGTCGACGAGGACGACCGTCCGTGGATCGTGATGGAGCTCGTGGAGGGCAAGTCCCTCGCCGAAGCGGTGCGTGAGGACGGCACCTTGACGCCGCGCCGGGCGGCCGAGGTCGGGCTCGCCATCCTGGACGTCCTGCGTTCCGCGCACCGCGAGGGCATCCTGCACCGCGATGTGAAGCCGTCCAACGTGCTGATCTCCGAGGACGGGCGCGTCGTCCTCACCGACTTCGGTATCGCTCAGGTCGAGGGCGACCCCTCGATCACCTCCACCGGCATGCTCGTCGGCGCCCCCTCGTACATCTCGCCGGAGCGCGCCCGTGGCCACAAGCCCGGGCCCGCCGCCGACCTGTGGTCGCTGGGCGGTCTGCTGTACGCGAGCGTCGAAGGCAGCCCGCCGTACGACAAGGGCTCCGCGATCGCGACTCTCACCGCGGTGATGACCGAGCCGCTCGACCCGCCGAAGAACGCGGGCCCGCTGGAGGAGGTCATCTACGGCCTGCTCGCCAAGGATCCGGCGCAGCGGCTGGACGACGCCGGTGCGCGTGCGCTGCTGACCAAGGTGCTGAACGCACCCGAGGTCCCCGAGGCGCCGGTCGTGCCCGAGCCGCCCCAGGACGCCACCCGCGCCCTGTCGTTGCCGCCTGTGCCCCCGCCGCCCCCGGCGAAGCCGAAGGACCCGGCGGCCGACCGGGTGCGTGGCGCGCTCAGGTCCGTGCGGAACGCCGCGGCGGCGGCCACGCCGGAGGCCCGGCCGAAGCAGTCGGCTGCCTCGCAGCAGACGTCGCCCTCCCGGCCCACGCCGCCGCGGGCGCCGCTCACCGATGTGGTGCCCCGCCGGACGATGGTGATCAGCGCGGTGGTCGTCGTGCTCGCGATCCTGGCCACGGTGCTGTACCTGACCCTGGGCGACGGCGACCAGGGCAATGAGGGCAAGGTCAAGAACGACCCGTCGGCCACGCCCGGGGCCGCTGCCGCCGGGACGGGCACCGACGCCGGCACGGACACCGGCGACGACAAGGGCAAGAACGGCGACGAAGAGGACTCGGGGAAGGACTCCGGCAAGGGCGACGACGGCGGCTCCGACGACGAGCAGACGCCCGAGAAGCCCGGGGCCGGCGACCCGGCCGGCGGCGGACTGCCGGCGGGGTACGCGATGGTGTCGAACGACCAGTTCCACTTCACCATGGCGATGCCCAAGGGCTTCAAGGTCACCGACATAGCGGGTTCCAACTCCGGCGCGATATACAACCGGACGAGCGGCGCGTTCCCGCGCATCCAGGTCGACTTCGGCGCGAACCCCAAGGACGACGCCGCCGCTGCCTGGCGGGCCGCCCAGGTCGCCGTCAGTCTCAGCAGCGACGGATACAAGCACCGGGGCATCAAGCCGGTCGAGTACAACGGCTATCCGACGGCAGCGGACTGGGAGTTCGAGCGCACACAGGGCGGAATGCGGGTACGAGTCCTCAACAGGGGCTTCAAGGTGGACGCCGACCGCGGCTACTCGATCATGATCAGCTGCAAGGCCAGTGAGTGGGACAAGGCCGAGTGCGTCACGCTGCGCAAGACGGCGTTCGCCACATTCAAGCCCAAGGACTGA